The DNA sequence GGTAATAGGGAGTCCAGATTCAAATTTAAGTCTATCTGTCTCTGAAGCTTGGACTTTTTTCACTCCACTCATCATCCCTAGGAgacatcttcattttacaaatgagtgaTCAGTGCTTAGAGAGGCGTCTTTGAAAAAGAGTATAGATAGGTTAGAACCCAGGATGCCTGACTCCTTCTCATATACCATGCTGGCTCCATAAATTAGAAAAAACATCCTAAATTGTTGCATAGTTAAAATGGCGACCAATGCATGCTGTTATACTTCTCTGAAGATTACGCAGTATATTTGCTTGGTGCTGCGAAGTGCCAACCTGATGACACTTGCAATCCTGAGCTTATTTGATGTGGTTGGGAAGCAAATGAGATTCCAGTGCCCCTGTTGCGCATAGGTGCTCAGTGAGCATTTCCTGCATGGTGGGGAGGTGCCCTATATTTACAGTATTTGATCCAGTTTAACAGCAAGATCTCCTGGTAAAATTAGCCTTGCAAAAGTTCTCACCCCAGTTCACACAAAAGCAATAGTCTAGGATTATGACTAGCAATTTTTCATGAGTTGATTTATCTGAATAAAACTTAGAAGGTTTTGAACCATTAAACATtcgattaagaaagaaaaaaacttggtGCGCAGAAGAGTAAACTGAGAAATGGGACAGATTTGTTTCTTGTAATAATTATGAGCAATATCTCAAACTCAGCATCCTTGGACCATTGAGCTGTGTAGGATGAATGTGCTAATTAATCAATTACTACCCAACAATGTACCCTGTTTATTTACTGTAATGCACCAGAAATGTGTGCACAACCGGTAATTATTAATCATCTTCAGTAACAAATATGACTCAAGTTCACCTTCATATAATTAATAGAGCATGTAGTTAGTTTGAACATCTTGCTTTATTAAAAACAGcaataaggaataaaaagaaagagctgAGCCACAAGTCGTGGGTCATTGAAATGCTCGCATGGACCGATGTGCACATCATCCAGAGCAGCAGAATTTCTCGTACCCATCCAAATTATCCACCCAGCTGCTCTCGCCATTaaaacccacattttttttttgtttgttttttgttttgggggggctacatggtccaggaatttaatccaggtctcccgcatggaaggcaagccttctaccactgaaccacccatgcaccctaaaacccatgttttaaaaacaaaactatttattTCGCAgaatttcagacttacagaaaGGTTGTCAAATGACTTCCAAGAATTCCCATATACTCTTTACTTCTATTTCCCCAAATAAAACCCAGGTTTTAGGTCTTGATAACTTGCCTAGATTGGCAATCTGAGTTCGTGGCGTCTACCTCCTCAGCCTGTGGCTTTCAGTTTTCAAGATATTTTGAAGGTACTTTTCACTATATGTAGAGGTAGTTGTTTTATATCAAATTTTGAAAGTGACATATGTGTAGTTTTGAGaaatcattcttaaaaaaaaatatcatggAAGGCAACCCTGTACAACCCAAAGTTCCCTTTAAACTAGATAGACTATTGAGTCGGTTTGGACTGTATTTTGAATCTAGAAGACTATTTCCCATGTCTTTATTAATTGTGCAACTTCTAGTGGATGCTAAGTGTCAGTTGCATTTACATCTGAGTCTGGCATCACCTGAGTCTTTCCAGCTGTGATCAAAGCATGGGGTTTTGAGTTCTGCCAATATAGGTTCAAATGCCAGCTCCATCCTCTACCTGCTCTGTGACTACAAGCCAATGTTTTAAGCTCTCTAACTTCTGACATCCAATTTCCTTACTTGGAGAGACTGAGGATATGGAACCCTGCTTTGGAGCATCGTTTAAATGAGATATTATTAAGTTGATACAATTATCCTCTGTGGTCACTTTTTAGCTTAAGAAACTGAAATGGGCACATTTGTGCACAAAAATAAAGCACTGTATACAGCTGTATCAGTAAATGTTGGCTAACATTTTGAAAGCTTTCTCTTTAAAGGAAAGATAAGAGCAAATTGCATTTACAGTACTTTAAAAACCTGTCCCATCTGAAAATACCAGTATAGCTTCACTTCAAAAACCTGAACTGACAATCATACATCAGTGGGTGGACTACTAGACTTCCATTATAAAATGACTTAAGTCCCCTTTAAATGGAGAGCCCCCTTAGGGCATCTCAGTATTTGTTTCTAGATCATTAATGACTTGGCCGTGAGACTGGAGAGGGGACAGAGAGATGTAAAGCTAAAGGGCTAAGTGCCACTATTGGTTGAGCATCAGCATCAAAGCCAAAACAACCTAGAATTCGGTATGAAAATATGATTTGTGCTACAAACATTTCACACGTCTTCCATGAACGTATCTATTGTGAAGACAAGTCTCGCTATGAcctgcatggtgtgtgaatttaCTTGGCTATGTTTTCAAATGTTTCCTCAGACACAGACTGCATACTATGAAGATTTGTAATGCTGGAAACATGTCCATTAAATGTAACCTTGGAATCATGTCTACCAAATAGATAATGCTATCTCTCGGAATTAATCGTTACTTGGTTTCAGAAAGTCACAAATCGGTCTCTTTGCTACCGGATTCCAGAACACCAGCATCACAGCAGGAGAGGGGAAGTAGAAATGCTGCCTAATGAAAAGCTCACTGAAAACCAGGTAAGAATTTTTGTTCTTGGTTCTGTTATATGACCTTGGACAACTACATATTGTGATTTCCTTTCTTCAACATCCCTCAGGCAATCCCTaccttattttttcccattcattcattcaacaaatagcaTGCCTACTATAGATCAAGTACTGTCCAAGGTGCTGGGATTACAAATTATCCAAAATGGACATAAATCCCTGCCCTTATGAAGTTTACATTCCAATGGGGGGAGAGCATGAGCACAACTCAGAGATGGATTGTTTTGGATGAGGCTTCTGCCTGTATCCTCTGCTTTAACTTGCAAAATATTATCACAGAAGTCATTCTCGCCATTCTCACCGCTCTCTTCCTTGTAACGGCAGCTCCAGCTGCCAGCAACACTCCCGGGGGGGCTTTTGGAACATCAATCAGTTCCACTGAAGGACTCAAGAAGTCTAGATAAGAAGACAGCAGTTCCTTCCCTTCCTAGTGACTTCTGCCATAACTCGGTATTTCCATGAGGATAATTTTGCATAAAGTCAGTATATGTTGTCCTTGCCGGGGCAGACACGTGGATACAGGGACGGAAGTGGGGAGGATCAAGGAACATCCAGGCAATGGTGGGGGTCACTCTTGCCCCCCTCCTCTggtgcagagtttggcttagaggaCACTGAGCCATTAAGTAGGTTTGGTTCCTAGGAAACCTGGGCCGAAGGCTCCTTTGCATGcctgttttaaaattctaaaacatgCTGAACTATAAATCAGGACAGCAGCATCTGCAGCGTCCTTCTTTCCTTGACCCCAAAGTCCTtaagccccaaactggaaactttTAATGAAatcctaaaggaaaataattctatCTCTTTTTCCTAATTCCTTTCCCTTTTACCAGCACCCTGACATCTGCAGCCAGTGTTTTTCCTATAATTCTCCCTGTACGCATGACCGTGAATTGAACTACTCGTTTTAAATCACACTGTTAGAAAGATGTGAATATATCATGATTTCATAGTAAGGCAGTAAAAATAACATGAGTATAAATATTCGATAGATGTACAAGACCAGGTTAGGGTCACACGCTTGCAATGACATATTCTCTGTGGAGACAAACACTACAGATAGGATATATAGTACTTGTAGaagccatttttgtctttttcagattttttattgaaaaaataaaatatacatattgaaCAGTGCACCTGTACATATTCAAGTCAAAGGATTTTCACAAACTGAAAACACCCATACGACTGGCCTTCCTTTGTATTTGGGAAGCAAACAACttcttctgagtttcacaggtccacagccagaggagaattttgccttaggacaaatcaTGCGTGTaaatgattttgatgagacttggtgctgtttttggcttttgtattgttactaaaatggcttaaggcttttgtgatattgtaatggaatgaacgtattttgtatatagaaagaacataCCCGTTGGGGGTCCagggggtggaatgtgctgggtTGAAATTATGCACCCCTGGAAAGCTATGCTATTCTaagccaatcttgtggggacagacctgttgtggggtgggaccttttgatgagattgtctccatggagatgtggccccacccattcaaggtgggcctttaCTCGCTCCCtcgggtcctttaagagggagacattttggagaggacacagacgtctggagatgcaggaggaaaatgcccccaggagatgctagaaggacccacaggagctgacgGAGTCAtctaaaaccagaagctggaagagaaggaaagcaggtgtCGTCACGTGCCCCCGTGACAGAGGAACCCGGGCACCAGCTGCCTTGCCTCTGagaaggcatcctcttgttggCGCCATCATtcggacattttcacggccttagaattgtaacttgtaagttaattgtataaatcccctttataagagccagaaaacaaacaaacaaaaccagaacCCAGATCGAGAAAGAGAATAATCCAGTCTCTCAGAGAAGCCCGCATGCTCCTTGTAGCCCTGGCTCCCCATCTCGTGCTAAGGGTTGTCACTATCCTGACTGCTGTAGCATGGATGAgcttttccctatttttatactttatatagAGGGGATGATATGATAAACattcttttgtgtcttgcttctttCCCAATACCACATGTTTATGTGATTCATGCATGTGGTGTGGATTGTAGATCATTCCTTCTCATTGCTGGGTAGTATTCCACCATGCaaaatatagtataatatatatactacaatttgtttatccattttaccATTGATAAGCATTTGGGTAATTTCCAGGCTtgagttttatatatatgaataatgctgtcatgAATATTCCATTTGTGTCTTTTGGAGAACATACACATACAATCTCTGTTGGTCTCTTTctaggagtggaatggctgagTCATAAGGTATGCATCTGTTCAGCTGGAATATATCATGCCAAAATTTTTCCTAAGCAGTTGCATTATTTACACTCCTACTAGCAACGTATGAGAATTTTAATggctccacatcctcgccaacacttaatattttctgtcttttctattttagccattctgcttGATGTGCAGCAGTGCtgcattgtggttttaatttccatttctcatatGAGTATTGAAATTAAGCTCCTTTTCACATCTTTGTTCGACATCTGAATGTTCTCCTCtgtgaagtgtctattcaaatctctTGTCCATTGTCCACTGAGTTGTGTTTTTCTTGCTGACTTGTGAGCATATATTCTAGAAACCAAGTGCTTTGTCAGATTATGTATTGTAAATACTTCTCCCTTTCTGTGGGTTaccttttcactcttttttttttttaaagtacttttttttattaattaaaaaagaattaacaaaacaattagaaatcattccattctacatgtacaatcagtaattcttaataacatcacatagttgcatattcatcatttcttagtacatttgcatcgatttagaaaaagaaataaaaagacaacagaataagaattaaaacaataatagaaagaaaaaaaaaaccaaaaaacctatacctcacatgcagcttcattcagtgttttaacataattgcattacaattgggtagtattgtgctgtccatttctgagtttttatatccagtcccgttgtacagtctgtatcccttcagctccaattaccccttctcttttttttttttttaataaacggaaaaaaagaaattaacccaacatttagaaatcataccattctacatatgcaatcagtaattcttaacatcctcacataggtgcatgatcatcatttcttagtacatttgcatcggtttagaagaactagcaacataactgaaaaagatatagaatgttaatatagagaaaaaaataaaagtaataatagtaaaatcaaaacaaaacaaaacaaaacaaaacaaaacaaaaccctatagctcagatgcagcttcattcagtgttttaacctgattactttacaattaggtattattgtgctgtccatttttgagtttttgtatctagtcctgttacaccgtctgtatcccttcaactccaattgccaccttttcactcttttaataGTGTCCTCTAATGaccaaaagttcttaattttaatatagctcaatttatcaatttcatagAACTCATATTTAACACATTCTGAAGATGACAATGTCCTAGGTGCCtctgaaacaaaaacaagaagGCTAAGTCCCTTCCTCCTAGGAACACCATGAAATAGTCACACTAAATGCTGCACACAGTGTCATTCTATAGCTTTTCTAAGGTGTTCTTCCTAAAGGATATGCCATTTCTCTATGCTTCATGGAGAACTGAGTATTcatatatttaatgcatttaattCTTAATTACTAGACAAGGGTTTTGGATTTCTTTTAATGTTGACAAAGTTTTTGAATGCCTACTTTAAAAACATCACTAAGCCCTTTGTTTTATGGTCATCAAATACTggaactgaaaagaaaatcaagcatCCGATCTAAAGTGGGGTTTTATGAGAAACTGTATAATTTCGAGTATGAAAGTGGTACAAAATAACCTCAAAGTCAGAAGGTATACCCAACTGTCATGTTCTCCATCTCTGTATCTTTAGGAGGGATAATATTTCACTCAAACACTTTTGAATATCTGAGAGTTATTCACCATTTTACAGCTTTCCTTAGAGGAGCTTCCTACTTTGGTatgaaaaagagagggaggaaagctGGAGAGATTTGGGTTTGGGGAAATCCTTGGCACCAATAAAGTTTTAGCCTGCTTGACTTCCAAGAGAGCAGCTTCCAAAAGAAGTCCTTCAGTTCAGTAGAACTTTTCCTGAGCCTTCATGATGGAGTGAATGCAATGAACCCAATCTAAATATGTGCTTCTCTACATCACCGGTTTTAAAAATCCTATATGCCACAGAACCTAGGGTTCCTCAGGCATTCTTCAGGGGTTCAACAGATATTTGACTCAAAGtcactaaaaatatatacttttaataaTACCATCTCCATGTGATAGATTCCATAATTTAACCTTTTTTAAACTGGTCGCACATTAACTTGAGGTTAAGTCATTTTAATGTAGGTTTCAGAGGGAACCACCTGTGACCATCTTTTGAATTGAAGTGTTTGCCCAGATTTCAAGATGAGTCATTCAAAAACCATCCCTCTTGGTATCTCTTTCTCTGGAGGGGTCGGGATTTCCTTGGCAGTGTTCAACCAAAacaaaaagtacagaaaaaaacTGGATGCTGAGGCCGCTATAACTGCCACTGTTCTCCATAACCCCCACTTAAAGATTTTGCAAGCATAAAACCACAGGTTCAGGAGGGCAGTAGCTGGCTGTGGCATCCTAAGTAAATAGCCCCCGCTGGTCTTGTCTGCGCCTTTGATGTCTGGTTCCCTCAGTTCCTGTCCATTTTCTGAGCCTGGTTCTCCAGACTTCCTCTTCATTATTTTAGCTACCCAGTTTCCTTCCAGTAAATTCCTTGtctgccaaaaacaaaacaaaacagaaaacagtaaaCTGATCtcatagttttgtttttattatctaTAATGTTAATGCTAAAAATGTGAACTTGTAATAAACTTTAGTGATGAAACAcgagttttcatttattttatttgttgggGTCTGCGACAGATTTTGTTTCAAAAACggctcatgcttttttttttttttaattttgaaaagtgcAGTACTAAATCACTTCTGTGCCTCCTGTCTTGGTCTTGGCCTCCGTGTAGCTTCCCTTTTGCAAATTACATCACCTCTCCTCctaaaatctttctaaaatgtctATCTAATACAGAATCCTCTAAAGTAAGGTTCAAATTCTTTGCATGGCTACAGGTCCCCCACGATTTGGCACATGACAGTGGGTGCTCAATAGATGTCTGTTAAATGAATCCATATAAATCAGGGAATATAACACACCATCCTACATCCCATTGGGGTTTCAACCACAATAACAGTAATTTTAGAAGGTGCTTACACATAATTATCTCATTTACATAAAGTGCTTTacacatacatcatttcagtTATGTATGGTTCCCCAACAAAAGATGAGCTGAggacaaataaaaggaaatgcttTCTTAGAAAGCAGGTGTGTATAAGCTATCTCAAAAGGTTGCCAAGTTTGGGAAAACATTTTCCTCAAAGTAATAGATTGATAATGGATCTTCTGATCTGGTATTTACCAGGCTCTTAGGAGGGAGATGGTGGTGTGGTGGTGCCTCTGGACGTCTGAGCACTGCAcggtatatatagatataatttttaatttttcaatatctGGGACATATTTTAAACAGCCGACATAACGAGAATCTAAACACAAAAGTGCTCCGCGACTTCACGAGTCATCGCAGACCTTGGCTTTTAACTCGCTCTGACCCGCGCACTTTTCTGAGGACACCCGGAACTAGGCTTCACCTGAGTCCGGGGCTTGAAGAGACTTGAGTTAGGGGTCTGCCACTCACTAGGGTTAAGTTATGTAATTGCTTTAAACCTTTTCCTCAGACCCAAACTGATACGACCTCCCCCCGaatccctccccagccccagggtTATTAATGAGCGCAGGAGATCATACGTGACAATTTAACTATCTGGTGTCCCTCAACCCGCGCGGGTCACTCTGCCCCCGCCCCGCGGGGCCTGTGTGCGCACGCGCCGCCGCGCCCCGGGGGGCTCTCGCGCACCCGCGCGGGGCCGGCTGGGTGTTCCCGGGGCTCGCTCCGGGGGCCGGGCATGCGCGCGCCCGCAGCCCCGCCCCCAGCGGCGCGCGCCCCTACGCCGGCCGCGGGCACGGGCCTGACTGCCTGGCGCCGCCGAGGGGCTGGGAACGCGGGCGAGGCGGAAATGGAGGCCTGGCGGAGGGCCCACGAGGCCGCGCTGCGGCTGCTGCTGGGCGGCCCCTGGGCCTCGGGCTCCGCCGCGGGCCCGAAGCCCCTCGCCTCGGAGGTGCTGACGCGGCATCTGCAGCAGCGGCGCCTGCCTCACTGGACCTCCTTCTGCGTGCCCTACAGCGCCGTCCGCAACGACCAGTTCGGCCTTTCGCATTTCAACTGGCCGGTGCAGGGCGCCAACTACCACGTCCTGCGAACCGGCTGCTTCCCCTTCATCAAGTACCACTGCTCCAAGGCGCCGTGGCAGGACCTGGCCCGGCAGAACCGCTTCTTCACGGCGCTCAAGGTCGTCAACCTCGGTGAGTGGCCAGGGCCGCGCCGACCCACCGACGCACGGCCCGCCGCGGGGCCCACGACGCGTGGAGAAACGCCCCACGGTCTGCCGCGTTCGCCGACAAACGGTATCTCCCAGGGCCCGAAACCCCGGCTCGGTCAGGCCGCGTCCCGGCCCCCCGCGCGCTGCCGCCCGCCGCACTTGGCGCCGGGCTGTTGGGTTTCCCAGACGCTGCCGGCCCGGGCCCCAGCCGCCCTGCAGGCTTCTCGGGCCCGGGCTGTGGCTTTGGCCCTTTGTATTCTCCACCCACGAGACGCTTGCCAGGATCGGAGTGTTGGCTACTCAGCTGGTTTCCCCCCCAAACCGGCCTGCGCCCACCTTGCATCACCTCTGGGGAAGGGGCGTTGCAGTCTCGCTGCCTGCCGCTGATGCTGGGGAGAGGCCGGTAGCGAGGAGGAGGTTGTACGGAAATGTCCCCACCGAAAAGTGGCTCTGAAGTTAAGAAATGGCTTGTAGCCTGGCAGAATTCGTCCCCATGGGCATCACTTTGTGGGTGGGCTTATAGTTACAAAATGGAAACTACTTTTGagatgtctttgttttctttctatgaaATCCCAGCAAGTTCACTCTTATTAAAAGCACTAAAGCTTTTCACCAGACATCCTAGGTTCTTCAGATGCTAGGCCCAGAAGATTCTGGCTCTGCCTCTTTAATATTCGTGTGGTTTCTGACGACATTGGTATCTATTTTGATAATGAGAATATTTACTCCTGGTGGATGTTTTACTTTGGCTTAGTGACGCAAGAGGCGTGAGCATTGGCATGGGTGTATCTTTTATAGGTTAGTGAAAAACAGAATCCTCAAGATGCTTTGAGCCTTTTAATCTAGAGTTCAGTAATCTCAAGTCTAAACATGGGAGCTGGAGGGTGTCACCCAACCCGTTTTTTAAGGCCGGAATTAAAGCAGCTAGGAGTAGTATTGCTATGTAATCTGATAGctcattaaatttaaatatggCATGTGAGTTTTTGTTTATAGCAGCACATATGTCAGTCATAAGATGTTTGAGTCATTGCTCCTTTAGGACTGTCCTGGAATCAACCAGTCCCATCTGGAGAAGATTATTTAGCAATGTGTAATCcttaaaaatatatctgttaGTATTTGGCTGATGAGCATGCCTACTAATTTTGAGGTTGATAAGAAATTGAAGGGTATGGTGACTAAGAAAATACAATTGATAAGTATTTGACCAGGCTGGAGTGACTAGATTCAGGAACAAGTTTATTTTAGCGTTTTCAGAAGCAGAAGAAATCATTCTTCCCAAATGTAAGAATAGTtaaggagaagtataacagattTTTAGGTAAACCCTGAGctgaacatgttttttttaaaaagttgtcatCATTTAAAACCTAACACTTTGTTTAAGAATGAAAATGATTGGGGAgttatttctctttcaaatacAGATAttaagaaatcttaaaaaaaaaaaaggggggctaCTCTGAACTagcagttatatatatatatatatatatatatatatatatatatatatatatatatatatatatatatatatataaagagtagaagaaaaggTTGAAAAGTGATGTAATAGCCTTTATGGTAACTAACCCTATGTCTTCAGAAATTCTAAAAATCCTACTTAAATGGGAATAAGAGTTTTAAGTTAAAAAGGAGAACTATAATTCAAATTGGCTTATATTGATAAAGggagattatttttttctggacttTTAAAAGAATGGTGTATTCACCAATTTGGtactgtttatttttgtttgaaggTAGGGAATGTAAATGAGATGATagattcatttccttttctgtggtacacattTGCTGCTCTGGATCAAGTACATATTCTATTAATAAGAATACTTaagattttattctcttcttcccttccaaatTAGTAATTATCAGAgtaattcatttttccattttgtaaataataaagATTCCTGTTTTGCCCATTTGTTCCCTTTTCTCCCACCCTCCTTTCAATAGAAGCTGACATTTTACTGATGGTTTATCAGACTGGGTATCCTGCTGGGAAGTAGATTGAGATTTAAGAAAAACAACTTACCATTGGAATGAATGGGTAATCGGAGACTTGCTAAgaagttctaattttttttaagtgcttaaTTTGACAGTGGTTTACCTACTGTTCAGCTGACTCAAAATGAATAATTATGCAGAGAACTGACTTTCAAATTCATTTTGATATTATAATATGTTTCATTTAGTTtgggaaaaaattaatttttcatggGATTTTATAGACTTTAATGCATATGAACTACAGataaagatctttttttaaatgtataaatgatACAGGTGGCAAGTCTTCCCATTTAGTATATTAGCCTGACTGCATTAATTAAATAGTTGGCAGTggggaaaaaggaataaagaatttCTGACTCCTATATCAAACTCCATCCCGTCTCTAACAGAATTTCTCATAATGATTCCTAATAAGAGACATAATGTTTCTTAATAAGAGACAATGTAGTTATTAAGCTAGTGGTCTTTGGTTAGTCTTCTATTTTAGCTGAAAAAGTATTATTTGTGTGATTTTTCAAAAGTATGACACTTTAAAGTATCAGTATTTTAACTGAATAATGGGATAAATACTGCAAAACAAGCAAAATTCTCAGTGTCACTGGCCATTCCTTTAATTTTTGTGCTTAGATTGGTTTTAAaaggtttattttaatattttattctcagTATGTTTAGAAAATGTAATAATTGTTTTTCCTTACTCCATTGATTTTCAATTTTTGGTGTTGTGATACtgtgttttaaatatgtatttttattacaaCTAACTGTTCCCTCTATTCCTCCCTCATCTCTTCTGCCTGTCTTGTTCTTCTTTTGACTGATTCCCTCCAACCTCCCCCACttacctttcttcctttcctttaaatTATTCATAAATAGCTTGACGATGCTAGTTTTTGTTGGGGGTTTGTGACATTCCATTGAGGCATTTAGAGATTCTTTTGGGTATTACCAGGCCAAAGAAGGCTATATACTGTAAATGGTTTCCTAGGTAGTTCAGATTCCAGGGAATCTGTGATAGTGACAAACTGTGACCCAGTATATTCCTAAAAATAGAGAGGTGGGAGCCTGGATGAGCACCTTTCCCTCTTCTTGTTGCCAGCTAGTGATGCTTCTCCTGATGAATCTCTAGCATCACAGTGACTGAAATGGAGCTTTAGGGGAAAAGTACAAAGTAGACCAATACCCTCAAAAGGAG is a window from the Tamandua tetradactyla isolate mTamTet1 chromosome 14, mTamTet1.pri, whole genome shotgun sequence genome containing:
- the C14H15orf61 gene encoding uncharacterized protein C15orf61 homolog, translating into MEAWRRAHEAALRLLLGGPWASGSAAGPKPLASEVLTRHLQQRRLPHWTSFCVPYSAVRNDQFGLSHFNWPVQGANYHVLRTGCFPFIKYHCSKAPWQDLARQNRFFTALKVVNLGIPTLLYGLGSWLFARVTETVHTSYGPITVYFLNKEDEGAMY